In Vigna angularis cultivar LongXiaoDou No.4 chromosome 8, ASM1680809v1, whole genome shotgun sequence, the DNA window ctgtttaagttttaagttctgTCCTTTTGTGGATGATCAACTACTGAAATACTATTCTACtctgactgttctctttattggaaTGTAGACGCCTAAGTTGTATGATtgtgattattatatatttggggTGCCACGTAAATAAGATGGAATTGGTGAAAATATAGTTTTGTTGTATGATGAGTGAAAATATCATGAAAttcattacatttttatttactcttcacttatttctttctatttttttttcataaacaaaaatttttgtttatttattttatctacttacatttattcttttatttttcttaacttcaTTGATTTATTTCTATCAAACCGATTCTTTTGTCTTATTTCATAGGTCAAAAGGAGAGAgtgtacaaaaaaaaattgtccatgtgataaaaataatatagaaaaaaaaggtttaatcactatttatttattttatttcttatttgatttttttaatatgtttaatttttttggtgTTCTAAAtacaaaactaatattttaagttttataattgtaaaatacCTTTTCtgtgaaattaaaaaaacttattttaatccCTCTCTTGAAAagattgttaatttttaatttcctcTTATAAGATCCACAGGGGGAAATTGGAAAGTAGGTGTTTGTGAGTGGAAAGGAATCTAAGAATGTTATTTAATGTGAGAGTTGAATGAATTgtgtttcggatgtgtagggctgtgcTGTTCCAAACCTCCAAATTCTCCTGCTGTCTTGTCTTAGAGGCGGATCTTCTTCTCGAGCTTTGACTTTCCTCTTGAtccggaggggtggagacctacaaaagattctccgatgccaaagtcagtttcagagcaatggcttttctcagggaatagcaataaatgtgcattcaatgtaacctatctaccactcaccgtgaacctgtatttatagttttcgctatgggcttgggattagtgaaaagttaatcacggcccaacagcccaatagctttctaatttctacttacctctaaaccaggtTAATTTGCTTAAGCCACAATGATTAGTGATTTGGCCGGTCAGTGCGATATGGGTGTCCGCCCAAGTGATACGGGCGTCCGCCTTACCTATGGATGGCTCGGGCCCTAGATTGGGCGGGCAGCCCTCTACGCGGGCGTCCGGCACTCCCTGGTACCGGACGTTTCGTCTCAGCATTTTCCTGTAGAACACTTTTTGTGAGCATGGAGAGTGCGGGGCTGTCCTGTGGTGATAGAATTCCatgtgagttcttcaaagtttctcttacaAACAGAGGTTCTGCCCATTTGGGCGGACGGGCCCTTATCCCTTTGGGCGACATAGGCACCGAGACGGGCGGACGGCCTTATTCGTGGGCGTCCTTACGTACGACGCTCGGCACTTGCCAGTGTAGGAGAGTTTATACGGAGTCTAGGTTCAATCCGTATCTATTTGGGCGGTCGAGCATTCGGCTCTTTGGGTGATGTGGGCATCGAAACGGGCGGACGATGCCGGATCAGCTTGGTCGAACCTTCCACTTTGATGTACGAGCACCTTTATCACGATTGCGTATAGGCATTGTCGTTTTACAGTCGGGCGGACGAGCATTTATCCCTCTGGGTGTGTTGTGGGCGCCGAATCGGGCGGACTGTCTTTCTTATGGGCGTCCTTCGTACGGCGCCCGGCTCTCCCTGTCGCCAGTGCGCAAAACTTAAAAACACCAAACATTCGACCAGTCCTATGTGAACTGCTGTTAACCTATcattcatcttctttttttctgaataagaaaaaaaaaattaaatttcatatatattccatttacggttagattgagcccaaactttagtatgtagttcataagacatattaagtgatcttgaccgttcagatttgggattagatgtctgtgcttagaggaattcattccgcattttgagtttaaccgagaaccacttaaatttctgtctctgagttacctcggtaaaaccttcACATCTACTTAGTTAACCGTTAGAGTAACCTGAAACTTTAGTATGAAGTTCCTAACAGATAGGGACATACTTCGACCGTTCGGATTTTAGATCGGATGTACcgatttagagatattaatttcgtaacttctcagggatctcaatattgcttaatttatgtttttggatcatttatacaaaattgatgatttCCGCTtcattaaccgttggattggactgaaaagCTTACCATATGATCTAAACATGTTGTtgattagtttgattggttcagatcgtcgataaataatatgttgaaaaaggtaatttggttaatttgtgctactttggtaagtaggcagaatTGAAACTGAGATATGTTGATTGGTTATTATGTGCTTGTGGAGCATGATTGGTTTGGGATTAGTGGTTGAGATGGCATGTGATTGGTTATGAATGATATGTTAGGAAAatgtaatttggttaatttatGCTACattggtaagtagacagaagGGAATTGAGAAAAGTTCACTGGTTCTCTTATGCTTGTTGAATATGATTAGTTTTGGATGGGTTGTGGttgattatgaataatttgttaaaataatgtaaatgatGTTGGTTtgcgctactttggtaagtaggcgagTAGATGTTGGGTCTGcgttactttggtaagtaagcAGGGTGATTTgcgctactttgataagtaggcaggatgagatgatgaatgaagagataaagagaatgatataaatcgggctactttgataagtaggtAGATAGGCGAATTAATTATACTGtactgctttggtaagtagacaataatGTCTTGATGTGCTGCTTTGATAAGTAGACAGTATTGTCTTGCGgtgctactttgataagtagagagaataacttggtttgtactactttggtaagtaggtcgGATGAGGTGAAGTTGTAACACTTTGATAAGTGGAATAGTAAAATTGTTGAGCAATGATATTGTGATAATATGTTGAGTGGGTGTGCTTAACTGTATTGAATACTGTGGATGTATTATTAATGGATTGTGAATGGATTGTATGCTTGTTTcagttagctcaccctattgtttgtgtttgtgtatgtgaatgcaatgattgtataatgtgtgatattatacgggagcagaaactatttcagatgaattagcagATGGTTTTGGACTGgcttagaagatgagagatctgTGGGGAAAAGAGACACGGggaatttctaaataaatatgtttgaaatttcaaactgtggaattttaaatttcagaagtttatgacttgtgttgtaataaagcacttaatattttgttggtgttgaaaattgttaaagaaaagttatatatgtatttttgtggAAAATATTGTAACGCCTAAATCGGGGTGTTACAGGTATTGATCTAAAGTAGCAATGTCCAGGCCGAGCGCACGTCTACACGCCTGGTTCCTCTTTGTTTCATGGGGATGTCACTCAgtcccacggtgggcgccaaaatgtttcggttgaatttgTCCAAaggtcggtcgtccttccttgTTTTAAGTTTCAAGTTTGAAAGTAGGACTGAAtttgtgcaggatatttttactcagaaaaatatgagttaaacaaaatatattataatttgtaaattataatcaaaagtcATCAGAACACCTGATAAGGTTGAACGTAAGACTGAACCTTCATCtggaggatatttttactcacaaaaatgagttaaacaaaataaaataaatgcttcaatctattataatttataaattataataaaaagtattggAACTTGACACGAACTTTCctgaaagttctcaaaacaaaagacatgtctttagaaattattatgtaattttgtaCTCTTGTTGCAAAACCTGGTATTGATCTAAAGTAGCAATGTCCAGGCCGAGCGCACGTCTACACGCCTGGTTCCTCTTTGTTTCATGGGGATGTCGCTCggtcccacggtgggcgccaaaatgtttcggttgaatttgTACAAGGGTCGATCGTCCTTCCTTGTTCTGCTCTTTTTTATTGTCCAATGCTCTCCGAAAACGTAATCCACCCCGATGAGTGTTTAACgtgcagaagacactccgagGCTCAAGTcaaatatgtttcataaagaggtctatattttattataatagatagGGTCGAAGTGTTTATAGGATTTGTGACAACCAAGTCCattaaccattagtgcaatatattCTTAGAGAATATAACCTATGAATCACTCATAAATAGCGTATATTCGCATTCAATGTGgtcattaatgatatttacatTTTCTCATTAGTGTTTGAATGATATTAGCCGATTGGTTATCAGGGTATAATACACtatctattttcattttgttaatcaTGCAAATAATATGACTTTGTCAATCATGCAATTTCACTTTGTCAATCATGCAAATTAATATAACTTTGTAAATCATGTACTGACTATGTTATTTATATGTTCAAATTcaacatcaaaattaaaaaggaaaaacatttatttagaaGAGAGTTAGTAAAACATGGAACATGCGAATGCAAAATTTTGGATCGAAAGCGCTGTCAAAGATATACAATGGTTATTAACTATGGAAGAGAAGGACTTAACTTTTGACAATGAGTACCTCTCTAGAGCTCTCATAGACCAATTGAAACGCGTCCAGGAATCCTTAAAGAAATTGATTGATGACGCAGGAGATAATCCCCACTCCTGAATGAACAATAATTAtggaataaattatattaatataatattaattattaatatatatatatatatatatatatatatatatttgacttaaaataatttgttgtattgatatgttatttttttacaagAAGTTATCATCTGGTATGAATGTAGTGTGACATAATCTGGaatgtattaattaataaattaggTTTTATCTCAAATAccttcaatattaattttataaaaaaaattacttaaatccagaattcataaaattaaaataaacaatcgttttaaataataatatgtgtgaggaattttttaatttcaagaaatttgatatttaacttttttaacatgaatttttcatttttcaaaagcTGTCTTAATACAATAATTCTAGTTTTAATTTGGCTTAAATACTTACTTAGTTCCTGTGTTAATAGCTGAATTTCTGTTTaatacccggttttaaaaatgaagacattaggtccctatgttatgaaaagtgtatgactTTAGTCCTGTCCGTTAAGTTGGTAATAACGGTGTTAACTCTGCGCTGACATGACTAcgcttcttttctctctcctatGCTCTTCCTTTGTGATTTGGACATTggttcttttattttgttgtgaAGCAAAAGGCAGAGTGTGTTCTGCATTATTTctagtataaatattattattatatatatatctattatttctaattttattatatttttataaaattaaattaaagttattattacaatttattttattacttgattACTTTTTTCTAGTATAAATATTAACTATATTTGCcgtttttttattgtatttcttgtttaaattattaattattaattaaaattattattattagtatacttaatatttagtaatatataaatcaattttaatctATAACAGTAATTactttgaattaaattttatttgaatggaattattattaaatacatacctatgattttcaattttattatattctttttaagaGTATCTATTATTAAACACATATCTATTATTTCCAATTCAcgtaattttatgaaatattattattaaatgatttaaagtatattatttatagataaattattactgcatttattattattatagtatacCTATAAAAATACCACAATGTgttaatattgtttttcttttaattaattttgatagttttgtttattatatatgtttgaagtttgaacatttgatgtttaaaattgttcaaaattctccaaaacCTAATGCTACGTGTCATCTTTAGATATTGTCAAATGTCAATATAGCATCCAACcacttattaatattttaagtatgttaaaatttattttttaaataatttaggtatttttattgttgtgtttgtttcaaatttaaaaaattacatttttagaTAGTTTGAAGtgtattatttatagataaataaataaatagataggTAGAATCATCggcattaattatttttcttaaaattaataaagattattataaaaataatcaaattgaattatttttaaaacttaaagaaTTAATTGTCAGAAGCGGCCGCAGTGGAATGATTAGcatggaataacaaaccaagagagtttttaatactaacgtgtgccttttaatttctactcaattaaacttacttagcaattaataaagacaaataaagcaagagtaaggttgagagaaatttgcacagaagATTTTATCCTgattcggatcttaccaatcctacgtccagtcgcttatctcaaaacaagataaacagtttcactaaaacaaaacaattacaaattacaatcacaaagatacaatttgtaagagtttagaaaccacctctcttgataccacaagagatgaaactacacctcctttgagtcttcacaaaggatgaacacttcctccgaatacttcacgaaggatggttctcttccgaacacctccttagacacaccaaggatgaaccggctatttcctctgtcaccgtagtagcacttcaccagctccacagacaagagtttcacaagccgaataagaacacacaagtctcaagaatttctgagtatttaagcacaagggaagagtttttgTTGTTGGTTtgttcttgagaggaaatgagagtctatttatagactcatccaaaggctcttccattcacttaaagacaaacttaacggctagtttctccaacggccataaacggctagtttgtccaacggccataaacggctagtttgtccaacggtcataaacggctagtttcttcaacgactagtttctccaacgtccgtgttaagtgcgatactcttaccgttaaccgtcactattcacgtgaatagtgttactattcatgtgaatggtactatagtgttttgttgcaatgatttactatagtaattttacaaaacacttttctttttctaatctaagtcctatacatatttctaagagtattacaaaagctttccatcacaatataagtcttcataacatcttgaatcttgatttctcttgacttgatttggacatcatcaaaacttcatcttcatcattttgctaacattaatgtcgaagaaaataaaagattaaactaAACGAAATCCTGGCTTTCGTTTGGAATGGAAGGATCGAAATAAAAACAGCAACATATATTAAACATCAAAACAATATTAAGTCATTccattttactttattaaaataaaataatatggcAGAAAATACGAATATAATAATGCAGAACACACTCTGCCTTTTGCTtcacaacaaaacaaaagaaccAATGTCCAAATCAGAAGGTGTCAGGaagagcagaggagagagaaaagaagcgTAACCACGTCAGCGCGGAGTTAACACCGTTATTACCCACTTAACGGATAGGACTAAagtcatacacttttcataacatagggacctaatgtcttcatttttaaaaccggatatTAAACAGAAATTCAGCTATTAACACGGGGACTAAGTAAGTATTTAAGCCTTTTAATTTCGATGAgctagtttaattttttattatatttataatatatattaaaatctaatgtaaaaaatcatttaattgttttttaaaaaaattattcactaaaaaaatatttccaagaaaaaaatataagatatttaatgaaatatttgacTATCTCGTGACTTACTCAATTTtaccttctttttttctataacaCCTCCTAACAGgtaaacattttaatttaatattttaaattaaaagtagatgataatatttgaaaatacacTCCCTAAAGCCATCTTGTTCACGAAAGGTGGTTCGTGTTTATAAGAtagaagaaaatttaatatgattttagcttataaaaattaattaaatatatttttaattctttaaatataaaattaaaatttattaatatctcaaatattaatatattttaaattttaaaaataaataaatatagtcattttaatttaataatattatttttattcttaaataacATTTCATAATgatatttaagatattattcaaaaaatatataaacaacttTAACGCAAAATGTAAAtatgtttgataaataaaaaaaattaattaatttaattaaaatgattatatttattattttttaaagtttgaatattaaaattatcaaatttttagataaaaataaattttaattttgtatcagttcaaaaacttaaaacatatttaatctataaatattttataattgaatagatttttgtttttatattttagagaatatctcactctctttttttctattcaaaCAGATATTTATTCATTCCCTCGTATGTCATAAGCTTAACTTTCGTTTTTGAAGTTCTGGCTCAGATAATTTGTGAAATGTAACATTCCAAATTCTCACACTTGAAAATTTCTAGTTGATATATGTCTATACATGTTTTAggctcagatttcaactataaaacTATAACTTGAGTTCTTCTATCCCTCCCTTCCTTGGCACTGAGTCCGACGACATTCCTTTATCTGCTCctgtataacgaattatacgatcatcgcacatacccaaacataaaacacaaacaagtgaGGTGAGCTAACacgcaaccaatcatttatgaaacatgcatatttactttgatgcactcaacaaacctcagataataattatatcagacacactcataccatcatacaacaatcacatcatagatactcatccattactttgatacacatggtaaaatgacatcacaagacttgttactttataaaccgactcgtccggactagaatgattaccgagctatggcaggtcttgcactcgtggtggcttatgaaacttgggctcccccaccctaccacactcacgaggttagtctgttatcactcaccttgcgccatactggaagcacccaagactaggacctcctgctactcctcaccacatggttcaatcctctctacgtgagaagaaagaccattggagtttcaagatgacccccaaaactgagctaccatgcaatcattctacacaCCCCCAgatcaccaccatgtatcctctccttgaggatcatggaattacatcCATGAACCATATTGTTACGTTAaaacttaacccaagacatgaataaccagataccATCATatacatatctcatacattcacatacttcccacataaatcaaatcatactatgcattccaAACATTCCACTCTTCAAAATACAATtacacatacaatttaagaatACAATTATTCAAGATTTTActcaattcaaataaatttactatttcgtaAAAACATTACTCTTCAGTgatatcattaattaaatatctgaACCCATCAAACTAATTAACAACATGTTTAGATCATGTGGTAAAATATTTAGTCCAATTCAACGATTAATAAGGCAGaactcataatttttgtataaatggtccaaaaacagaaattaagcaatattgagattcctgagaagatacgaaattaatatctctaaatctgTAACTCCAATTTCcaatctgaacggtcaaagtaCTTCACTATGTGTTagaaactacatattaaaatttcccGTTAATCTAACGGTTACctagatagatattgaggttttacTGAGGTAACTCAGGGACAtaattttaagtggttttcggttatactcaaaatgcggaacgaattcctctaagcacagacatctaaTTAAAAATCTGAATGGTCATGATgaattaatatgtcttatgaactacatactaaatttgggctcaatctaatggtaaatgaaatatatctgaagtttttaccatgataacttaagaatagaaatatagtgttcatcagatttttcaaacCTTCAAAATTACTTTCTCAAAACATAGACTTCCAATTACATatccgatcggtcaaagtgtAGTAATATATCCTAGGAATCATATATCCAATTttcaggttgatctaacggtcaaataggtcagaatctatattttacctAGGAGACTCAGTAACCAAATTAtaggggtaattaatttactcaaacatgcaggatttatttctccaagtagaGACTTCTAATTgatgatccgaacggtcaaagtgaagaaataggtcttaggattcatatattaaacttttagctaaatccaatggtaaaaacaattaaaggATGGTTTTACCACAGTAattcgaaaataagaaaattataatcatgaaaactaaatttatacaaatgaaTAGATAAccaccattaccaaaattttaacatcttcataactcatattcatgatcataacatgtataaaaatcatatataagaaggattagctcccatacctctattccagacttctcttgctccgaatttgttttccCCGAAACCCCTCTAGAGGccctactcttcttgcaactaaaatttcttcctaactctttcttatcTATTTCTCAAGGtatctcacttgattcttcctttCTTTATGAAAAATAGCCTCCCcttcatggctatttatagtccaaaaaatttactattcatcaattttttttaatatttatttttttttatattaattctttaattaccacttacataatggattcatAATGGATTCCTCAATTATGCCTTCAAATATGAATGTTTTCTCcgttatcaatattttaaatttaatttttactttattttttacaaaaaggtataaaagagtttgaac includes these proteins:
- the LOC128193679 gene encoding SPX domain-containing protein 3-like; this translates as MSPKGIRARPPKWAEPLFVRETLKNSHGILSPQDSPALSMLTKSVLQENAETKRPVSTPPDQEESQSSRRRSASKTRQQENLEELKERIERLKDKSSHSEMYTSDCEFSEEMMDIRKDLVTIHGEMVLLKNYSYFSNKI